A window of Aequoribacter fuscus genomic DNA:
CCAAAAATAGTCTCAATATAGGTCACCGGTCAATGCGTAGCTCAAGAACAGACCGAGAGCTCCTATGCTTTACTCACCTCGCTCCCTACATATTTGCCAAGATAAACGAGACATCTTTCTCTAACTGGATTAGGCGCTGGGCTTTCCGTTATCAGCAACGCGGGGTTTTGTGGACCAACGGCAAGCCCTGCAACCTTCGACCCTCACAATAACAACAAAACTCTTTCGATTTAACGCTTAGTTGCAACCAAAACACTGAATCGCCGCTAATTTGCTAGACGCCTTTCAGTCGCACACAATAGCGAAGCGCGATCCGAGTAATCTGCTCTTCTTTGAATCGTTTCTTTGTAAGAGCCCCCTATCACAAGAGAACCCTAGCTCAAAGAGGAAGAGTTTAGGGGGTTACGGTCAGAGATCATATTGCCTGTTGGCTAGAGAGGCGAATCGACAGTGATTCGCCATCTCAGATGATGGCAAAAGATTGAATTAAGAAACCCAAACTATCCAATAACTATTACAAAGATAATTTGAGAACGTCTAATAATCTATCTTCCCAATTATCAGGTGTAATCTGAAAACAATTGAATATTTTAGAACAATCTAGTTGAGAGTTAGATGGGCGCTTGGCCGGGGTCGGAAATTGGTCAGAGCTGATGGCATTTACCTTGGGCGCCTTGTCGAGCAGACCAATTGCAACGGCGTCTTTGAATATTTTCTCGGCAAAACCATGCCAACTGGTAGAGGGGAGGCCTGTAAAGTGGTAAATGCCCCAGGGGATCTCAGCGCAGTCCTTAGCATCGATGATTTCTGCAATCGCGAGACAGCAGGCGGCTATCCCCGCAGCGCTAGTTGGCGCTCCCCATTGGTCGGCAACCACACCGAGTTCATCGCGTTCGGCCCCTAGCCGCAGCATGGTCTTAACGAAGTTATTGCCGTGGGCACCAAATACCCAGGCGGTGCGAAGGATAATATGTCGCTCGAGATATTCGGCAATGGCTTGCTCACCGGCCAGTTTCGACTCGCCATATATACCTGTTGGCCCTGTTGGATCGCTTTCTTCATAAGGAGCTAGGGTGTCGCCTGCAAACACATAGTCGGTAGAAATGTGAATAAGCGCCGCGCCATGGGCCTGGCAGGCCTTAGCTAAATTCGCTGCCCCGTAAGCATTGATCGCAAACGCCCTGTCAGGCTCACTCTCAGCCTTGTCGACCGCGGTATAAGCGGCACAGTTGATAACCACATGAGGGCGCTCTCGCGCGATGACGTCGGCAACTTGTTGCTCATCGCTGATATCCAACCCTTTGCGATCAAAACATATCCAATCATGACGACTATTTTCTGCCAGGCATTTAAAATCATGACCGACTTGCCCGTTACTTCCTGTCACCAATATTTTCACAATTACTGCCCTGTATAGCATGGCAGTTGGTCGGGATTGATATCTGCCAAGCGCTTAGCGCTAGCGTCTTTAGCTGACAGCTGTGGTATGTCTATTGGCCAAGGAATGTTGAGCGCCGCGTCTGACCAGAGCAGCGCACCTTCGTCCTCAGGATGATAGTAGTCGGTACACTTGTACTCAAAATCGGCTGTCACCGACGTGACTACAAAGCCGTGGGCAAACCCTGGCGGTACATAAAACTGACGCTTGTTTTCAGCGCTAAGTTCAACCCATGCAGCTTTACCAAAGGTCGGGGAGCCAACACGTATATCGACGGCAACATCAAATACACTCCCGCTGACTACACGCACCAACTTACCTTGCGGGTAATTGAGCTGGAAATGTAGTCCGCGCAACACACCTTTGCTTGAGCGCGAATGGTTATCCTGAACGAACTCGGGAATACCAGCTGTTTTATAACGCTCCGCGGAGTATGTTTCCAAGAAAAAACCGCGATCATCGCCAAATACGCGCGGCTCAATAATCAAAACGCCCGGCAGGGCAGTTTCTGTCACGTTCATAGTGGTCCTAACGAATGTCGTATTTAACGATCTCAACCAAATAGCGGCCGTAATCGTTTTTCTGCAGCGGTTTGGCCAAGGCCATCAGTTGTTCGTCGTTAATCCAATGCTTACGCCAAGCAATCTCTTCTGGACAGCAAACTTTTAAGCCTTGACGTTTCTCGATGGTCTGTACGAATGAGGCGGCTTCGATCAGTGAGTCGTGGGTACCGGTGTCTAACCAAGCGGTGCCGCGGCCCA
This region includes:
- the rfbC gene encoding dTDP-4-dehydrorhamnose 3,5-epimerase, translating into MNVTETALPGVLIIEPRVFGDDRGFFLETYSAERYKTAGIPEFVQDNHSRSSKGVLRGLHFQLNYPQGKLVRVVSGSVFDVAVDIRVGSPTFGKAAWVELSAENKRQFYVPPGFAHGFVVTSVTADFEYKCTDYYHPEDEGALLWSDAALNIPWPIDIPQLSAKDASAKRLADINPDQLPCYTGQ
- the rfbD gene encoding dTDP-4-dehydrorhamnose reductase; this translates as MKILVTGSNGQVGHDFKCLAENSRHDWICFDRKGLDISDEQQVADVIARERPHVVINCAAYTAVDKAESEPDRAFAINAYGAANLAKACQAHGAALIHISTDYVFAGDTLAPYEESDPTGPTGIYGESKLAGEQAIAEYLERHIILRTAWVFGAHGNNFVKTMLRLGAERDELGVVADQWGAPTSAAGIAACCLAIAEIIDAKDCAEIPWGIYHFTGLPSTSWHGFAEKIFKDAVAIGLLDKAPKVNAISSDQFPTPAKRPSNSQLDCSKIFNCFQITPDNWEDRLLDVLKLSL